One window of the Candidatus Syntrophosphaera sp. genome contains the following:
- a CDS encoding ABC transporter ATP-binding protein → MTEIICTKNLVKDYSLGKVKVRALNGVDLTIAEGEFVAIMGPSGSGKSTLMHIIGCLDSPTEGEYHLDGVRASAMEKNELAMVRNRKIGFVFQSFNLLPHLNVLKNVELPLMYAGMNPKQRNQKARQILESVGLSDRLKHKPAELSGGQRQRVAIARAIVNDPAILLADEPTGNLDSQAGGDILEIFSQLHQAGNTVIIVTHDKAVAGRATRIIHIMDGKIENGNIPG, encoded by the coding sequence ATGACGGAAATTATCTGTACCAAGAACCTGGTCAAGGATTACAGCCTGGGCAAAGTGAAGGTGCGCGCCTTGAACGGGGTGGACCTCACGATCGCGGAGGGCGAATTTGTGGCCATCATGGGTCCCTCGGGATCCGGGAAAAGCACGCTGATGCACATCATCGGCTGTTTGGACAGCCCCACGGAGGGAGAATACCATCTGGACGGGGTGCGGGCCAGCGCCATGGAAAAGAACGAACTGGCCATGGTCCGCAACCGCAAGATCGGCTTCGTGTTCCAATCCTTCAACCTGCTGCCGCACCTGAATGTGCTCAAAAACGTGGAACTGCCTTTGATGTACGCGGGCATGAATCCCAAACAGCGCAACCAGAAAGCGCGCCAGATCCTGGAGAGCGTGGGCCTGAGCGACCGGCTGAAACACAAGCCGGCAGAGCTTTCCGGGGGTCAGAGGCAGCGGGTGGCGATAGCCCGGGCGATCGTGAACGATCCTGCCATTTTGCTGGCCGACGAACCCACTGGGAATCTTGATTCCCAAGCCGGAGGGGACATCCTGGAGATATTTTCACAACTCCACCAGGCCGGCAACACCGTGATCATCGTCACCCACGACAAAGCCGTGGCGGGGCGGGCTACCCGCATCATCCACATCATGGACGGAAAGATCGAAAATGGCAATATCCCTGGGTGA
- a CDS encoding ABC transporter permease, with amino-acid sequence MAISLGESLQIGLADILTRKVRSAVTIIGIILGVMSIMVVLAIVNGMNQSTLDWMTQRGGLTKIDVHRNWAYDFSRGGDPSFSLREISQIQSLVPEVAAFNPQVQLRSRELQYGEIGYNCDILGVYPDLVKVEDWNVRSGRFINSLDIANHNNVVVLGSTASQELFASKDPMGQYLTLAGQRLLVVGVMEEKYMQNQGGGSAFSDNALEYMNRRAFVPLSTLLSKIDPTQKIGSLSLQANSPEEAKELRRNVENIVLNLKQGKQLFSVSSAQEQMEQMKQNTMIFTAIFFLIAVISLLVGGIVIMNIMLASIKERTREIGVRIAIGARRRDIFWQFLVQTVLITGLGGVLGIVLGYAILGAVGSYLQLQVVASVQMIWVALLVSVGVGLLFGIAPAVRASKLNPVQALREE; translated from the coding sequence ATGGCAATATCCCTGGGTGAATCACTCCAGATCGGCCTGGCCGACATTCTCACCCGCAAGGTGCGCAGCGCGGTCACCATCATCGGGATAATCCTTGGCGTGATGAGCATCATGGTGGTGCTGGCGATCGTGAACGGGATGAACCAGTCGACCCTGGATTGGATGACCCAGCGGGGCGGGCTGACCAAGATCGACGTCCATCGCAACTGGGCTTACGACTTCAGCCGAGGCGGCGACCCGAGCTTCAGCCTGCGCGAGATCAGCCAGATCCAGAGCCTGGTCCCGGAAGTGGCGGCCTTCAACCCCCAGGTCCAATTGCGGTCCAGGGAATTGCAGTACGGGGAAATTGGCTACAATTGCGATATTTTGGGCGTTTATCCCGATCTGGTCAAGGTTGAGGACTGGAATGTCCGCAGCGGGCGTTTCATCAACAGCCTGGACATCGCCAACCACAACAACGTGGTGGTGCTCGGATCGACGGCCAGCCAGGAGCTTTTTGCCTCCAAAGACCCCATGGGGCAATACCTTACCCTCGCGGGCCAGCGGCTTCTGGTGGTGGGGGTGATGGAAGAAAAGTACATGCAAAACCAGGGCGGGGGGAGCGCTTTTTCGGACAACGCGCTGGAGTATATGAACCGGCGGGCCTTTGTGCCGCTTTCCACTCTATTGAGCAAGATCGATCCCACGCAAAAGATAGGCAGCCTCAGCCTTCAGGCAAACAGCCCGGAAGAGGCCAAAGAATTACGCCGGAACGTGGAAAACATCGTCCTGAACCTGAAACAGGGCAAGCAACTCTTTTCCGTCAGTTCCGCGCAGGAACAGATGGAGCAGATGAAACAAAACACGATGATCTTCACCGCCATCTTTTTCCTGATCGCGGTGATCTCGCTGCTGGTGGGCGGCATCGTGATCATGAACATCATGCTGGCCTCGATCAAGGAACGCACGCGCGAGATCGGGGTCCGGATCGCCATCGGGGCCAGGCGCCGGGACATCTTTTGGCAATTTTTGGTGCAAACAGTGTTGATCACTGGCCTGGGCGGCGTGCTGGGAATTGTGCTGGGCTACGCGATCCTGGGCGCCGTGGGCTCCTATCTGCAGTTGCAGGTGGTCGCGTCGGTGCAGATGATCTGGGTGGCGCTGCTGGTTTCCGTTGGGGTCGGCCT